The nucleotide sequence CGTAGCGGATATTGCTCGGGAATATGTTTCTGGTTTTTGGGCGATGTACGAACCCAGGCATTACCTCAGACGCTGTTTATACCAGTGCCTCCAGATTCATTCCCCCCAAAATCGGAAACAGGTGATGCAATTTTCCCTGAGTCAAGGCCTGCGACTGATCCTGCAACTTATTTGGCATCAAGGGCTACGCCGGTCGGAAATTCGGGGGCAGTTTTGGGTGCAACTTTGGATTATTATCTCCCAAAAGCCAGAAGTATTGCATCTCTATCTTGGCCTCTGTGCCGCTGGGGAACATTTTTGGGACTATCGAGAATTAGCCCGCCAACGCCTAACCCAACAGTTGGGCTATGACCCAATCGCAGTAAATTTTTCTGCGTAACTTAACATTTCAAGATAAATTAGCCCTGCGTGGCAGATATTTGATATTACAGATTAAAATCACTCTCCTCTTCTCCTGACGGCTGCAATGAAGAGCGACTTGTCGGCAGCCCAATTGGTTAAGGAGTTTGGATTCAACAATTTCTGGAATCTTAATCAGTGATCAGATCGCAACATGATGTCATGGGTGACAGATCCTGAGTAGATGGGGGCAGGCTTTAAAAATTGCACCAATCATCTCTGTTGACTTAGACATTCACAAAAATTTTCCCAACGCCACATCAATTAGGCCTGGGGCTAAGCCCGATCAGGATTGAAAATTGATAGGGTGGAATTAAAGTCGCGCCAAGGTGGTCATGGGGCAAACCAAGGGGCCATCTGTTGGAAAAAAGGTTTGATTTTACTGATGAGTGAACTTGCCCGCCAATATCCAGATTATTTTCCCGCCCGGCCCTGGAAGCGGGTGATTGCCACCGGGATTGATGGGGCGATGGTCTGGGTCTTAAGTGCGGTTGCGGCGGTTCCAGGCCAGGCGATTCAATGGGGGCAAATCTTGGTCTTTCTCCTAGCCTGGTGGGTCTTACGGGTAGCTGTGGTTTCCCGCAATAAGGGCCAGAGCTTGGGGCATTGGTTGATGGATCTGCGGGTCATTGATCAACGGGGACGCACGCCTCTGCTGCAACGCTTGACCCAACGGGAGGGAATCTTAGGCGGGCTGGTTTTATTAGCCTTGGTGGCACTGGACAGTGGCCTGGGGTTTGCCATCCTGTTGTTGGTCGCGCCGGTGATTGTGGACTGTAGCTGGGCCTGGATTAATCCCCGTCATAATACTCTCCACGACTTAATTTCACAGACAGAGATCGTGGTCGCCTATCGGGGGTTTTCCCTTGATCGTAAACTCATTCGCCTGAGTCAACAGATTCGCGCACAACGCAGTAAATAAGCCCAGCCCTATTTTTAATCGCTCAGTGACCCTTTCCCGCCAATGGGTTGCATCTAGGAAATGCTAGAGCCGCCCCGGATTCCCCTCGGGTTGCTGGGGTCTCTGGCGGATATGTTGCAGACATCGAGAATTCTAATTTTAGATTTAACTGATAATCCCAGAGATATTACCCAGACCGATAACCTATGGAGTAGGTAAATTGAGAGTTGTGATAAATTGTAACAATCGAATATTAATAAAGACTGACTCACCTGACTTATATAGCGGTGGGATGTAATGCTAAATTCAAGTCATATCGAATCTGTCTTAACTGCCTTGAGTGATGGCAAAACCATGAAAAATAAGGCTTTAGGGGATATCATGAATTTTTTCTTAGTTTCTGTAGCCAAACTGAAACAATTTGTAAAAACTCGTAAACGAGACTGAAACAAGAGCAGTTGGTGATTTTTCTAAGAGCTATACTAAGACATACGAAAGATCGCTACCATTACGGCAGTTATTTTGGAATTATGTGTTTTTTCCTTGGATTTCATGGTAGTGGTAGATTGTAGTTCCATCTGTTTTTGTCCTTAACACCTACTTGGAATACAGATCATGAAACTGGATGACATTTATCAGTTTTTTAAGCAACCGCCGCCGGTGTATTTGAGCAAGGAAGTCGCGGTCTGTTATGTGCTTTACACCTTGGTGGAAAAAGGTGACTCCTACGGCACAGCCCTGATTCAATCCATCGAAACTGACTATCCCCTCTATCGTCTATCTGACACGGTGCTATACAGTGCCTTAAAGTTTCTGGAGGATGACGGGATTATCAGCGGCTACTGGAAAAAAGTTGAAGGGCGGGGGCGGCCGCGGCGGATGTATCATGTGGTTCCAGAAAAAGACGAGTTAGCCAAAGATCTAGCCAAACTCTGGTTGACCTATCTCCAAGATGAAAGCACTTTTGAAAAGTCCTCAAAAAGCCGCAAGTAATGCTTGGATGTCTCAGTGATTAACAGAGTGGTCTGGGCTGAGGGATTGTAACTTGGCCTGGACTGCTTGGATATCTTGCCACATCAACCATTTGGGCCCGCCCACCTCTCGGCTGGGGTTTCGCAACAGATAGGCAGGGTGAAGAATCGGCATACAGAGACGGCCCTCCCATTCAATCCAGGTGCCGCGAATCTTGGTAATCCCGCGAGTATCCCCGGTCACTCCCTTAACCGCAGTGGCTCCAGTCAGCAAAATAATTTTGGGATCCACGAGGCGAATTTGCTCTAAAAGGTAGGGGCGGCAAGCGTTGGACTCGGCCAGGGTGGGAACCCGATTTCCCGGCGGACGACATTTGACGATATTGCAGATATACACATCTTTGTCGCTGTCTAGATTCACGGATGCGAGGATTTTTTCTAAGAGTTGTCCCGCCCGGCCGACAAAGGGGAGTCCGGTTTCATCTTCCGTTTGCCCAGGCCCCTCGCCAATGATCATTAAATCTGCCTCTGGGTTACCCCGACTAATGACCACATGGGTACGGGTTTGGCTGAGCTCGCATCGCTGACAGGCCTGGCAATGTTCCGTTAGTTCTGTCAAAGTCGGATAGGTGCCAGGGGGAATGGGGACGGTTGCGGATGTGGGAATCTGGGCGTAGTCCGCTGGGGACAGGTGTGATTCCTTGGGGCTAGGGGGGGGGATCGGCGCAATTGGTCTTTGAGCGGCAATTTCTGGGGAAGGGGCAACCAGATCAAAGAGGCTCGTTTGTAGAGGTTCAGGTTCACTCATCCAATTCATACTCCCTTAGA is from Synechococcus sp. PCC 6312 and encodes:
- a CDS encoding uracil-DNA glycosylase family protein — its product is MTELTEHCQACQRCELSQTRTHVVISRGNPEADLMIIGEGPGQTEDETGLPFVGRAGQLLEKILASVNLDSDKDVYICNIVKCRPPGNRVPTLAESNACRPYLLEQIRLVDPKIILLTGATAVKGVTGDTRGITKIRGTWIEWEGRLCMPILHPAYLLRNPSREVGGPKWLMWQDIQAVQAKLQSLSPDHSVNH
- a CDS encoding PadR family transcriptional regulator → MKLDDIYQFFKQPPPVYLSKEVAVCYVLYTLVEKGDSYGTALIQSIETDYPLYRLSDTVLYSALKFLEDDGIISGYWKKVEGRGRPRRMYHVVPEKDELAKDLAKLWLTYLQDESTFEKSSKSRK
- a CDS encoding RDD family protein; translated protein: MELKSRQGGHGANQGAICWKKGLILLMSELARQYPDYFPARPWKRVIATGIDGAMVWVLSAVAAVPGQAIQWGQILVFLLAWWVLRVAVVSRNKGQSLGHWLMDLRVIDQRGRTPLLQRLTQREGILGGLVLLALVALDSGLGFAILLLVAPVIVDCSWAWINPRHNTLHDLISQTEIVVAYRGFSLDRKLIRLSQQIRAQRSK